The Catenuloplanes niger genome includes a window with the following:
- a CDS encoding ABC transporter substrate-binding protein, producing MSLSRRQVLRVATGLVASPAMGACGADGSGAADKTGETVLWYWPGGLSDTVLADAVRHFAPRTALKPTLIEGDFRARLTEALAGPAEGVPSIAGIKGEEIASFLPRADLFTDLHRVGADEVAGLYLPWKWQQASAPDNRLIGFPIDIGPTAMFYRADVFERAGLPVEPGEVTAQLGSWNDYFEAGIAIARALPGVKLLRNAPELFTIVICQGTKRFIDESNHFVGDGAHVRAAWDTAARLVGTGVSAGIPVEDDAAWKAGLRNGTLATELGAAWLGYDIKTAAPDAAGDWRVASGPAAGANYGGSFLSLPVNGRDPALAYEIVAWLLSPANQARAFTDAALFPAAPATYTMPALREPDAYFGGQVTVEVFGDSAQRAHRVYEAPADADVQRVYIRQLGAFERGDKTETEAWRDAVAEGRRLAASLGVN from the coding sequence GTGTCGCTGTCCCGTCGGCAAGTCCTGCGTGTCGCGACGGGACTGGTGGCCTCGCCGGCGATGGGCGCCTGCGGCGCGGACGGATCCGGCGCCGCGGACAAAACCGGCGAAACCGTGCTCTGGTACTGGCCCGGCGGGCTGAGCGACACGGTCCTGGCCGACGCGGTGCGCCACTTCGCGCCGCGGACCGCGCTCAAGCCGACCCTGATCGAGGGCGACTTCCGGGCGCGGCTGACCGAGGCGCTGGCCGGGCCGGCCGAGGGGGTGCCGTCGATCGCCGGGATCAAGGGCGAGGAGATCGCCTCGTTCCTGCCCCGCGCGGACCTCTTCACGGACCTGCACCGGGTCGGCGCGGACGAGGTGGCCGGCCTGTATCTGCCGTGGAAGTGGCAGCAGGCCAGCGCGCCGGACAACCGGCTGATCGGCTTCCCGATCGACATCGGCCCGACCGCCATGTTCTACCGCGCGGACGTGTTCGAGCGGGCCGGCCTGCCGGTCGAGCCGGGCGAGGTGACGGCGCAACTCGGCAGCTGGAACGACTACTTCGAGGCGGGCATCGCGATCGCGCGGGCGCTGCCCGGCGTGAAACTGCTCCGCAACGCGCCGGAACTGTTCACGATCGTCATCTGCCAGGGTACGAAGCGGTTCATCGACGAGTCGAACCACTTCGTCGGCGACGGCGCGCACGTGCGCGCGGCCTGGGACACGGCGGCGCGGCTGGTCGGGACCGGTGTGAGCGCGGGCATCCCGGTCGAGGACGACGCGGCCTGGAAGGCCGGGCTGCGGAACGGGACGCTGGCGACCGAGCTGGGCGCGGCCTGGCTCGGCTACGACATCAAGACCGCGGCGCCGGACGCGGCCGGGGACTGGCGGGTGGCGTCCGGGCCGGCGGCCGGCGCGAACTACGGCGGGTCGTTCCTGTCGCTGCCGGTCAACGGGCGGGACCCGGCGCTGGCGTACGAGATCGTGGCCTGGCTCCTGTCGCCGGCGAACCAGGCCCGCGCGTTCACGGACGCCGCGCTGTTCCCGGCCGCGCCCGCCACCTACACGATGCCGGCGCTGCGCGAACCGGACGCGTACTTCGGCGGCCAGGTCACGGTCGAGGTGTTCGGCGACTCGGCCCAGCGCGCGCACCGCGTGTACGAGGCGCCGGCCGACGCGGACGTGCAGCGGGTCTACATCCGGCAGCTCGGCGCGTTCGAGCGCGGC
- a CDS encoding PilZ domain-containing protein — translation MADLQGWVNVPVRVEPGGEAVVMAAGDRSLHLRRDAGTWTGLEPFDTVSLVRVTPLGRWWAAVREIDGADLHLGVPRPTGADRRRYARQPVASTITVWWPGADEPATGNTTDMSVGGFSARLDREVPAGVTVAARIFLGESPMTCIAATVDGRLGKARFAFTHLRPTDRDMVAAITWTTGADGAAVPSGPAWLWGSAGSARVTFAATALGGAISGDGLTVHRGERVVLAIDDKLLLARVVSLAGGRPRLAWDD, via the coding sequence ATGGCGGATCTTCAGGGATGGGTGAACGTGCCGGTCCGGGTCGAGCCCGGCGGTGAGGCGGTCGTGATGGCCGCCGGCGACCGGTCGCTGCACCTGCGACGGGACGCCGGCACCTGGACCGGCCTGGAGCCGTTCGACACGGTCTCGCTGGTCCGCGTCACGCCGCTCGGCCGCTGGTGGGCCGCGGTCCGCGAGATCGACGGCGCCGACCTGCACCTCGGCGTCCCCCGCCCCACCGGCGCGGACCGCCGCCGCTACGCCCGGCAGCCGGTCGCCTCCACCATCACGGTCTGGTGGCCCGGCGCGGACGAGCCCGCCACCGGCAACACCACCGACATGTCGGTCGGCGGCTTCTCCGCCCGGCTCGACCGCGAGGTCCCGGCCGGCGTCACCGTCGCCGCCCGCATCTTCCTCGGCGAGTCCCCGATGACGTGCATCGCCGCCACCGTCGACGGGCGCCTCGGCAAAGCCCGCTTCGCGTTCACCCACCTGCGCCCGACCGACCGCGACATGGTCGCCGCCATCACCTGGACCACCGGTGCCGACGGCGCCGCCGTGCCCAGCGGCCCGGCCTGGCTCTGGGGCTCCGCCGGCTCCGCCCGGGTCACGTTCGCCGCCACCGCCCTCGGCGGCGCCATCAGCGGCGACGGCCTCACGGTTCACCGCGGCGAGCGCGTCGTGCTGGCCATCGACGACAAACTGCTCCTCGCGCGCGTCGTCTCGCTGGCCGGCGGTCGTCCCCGCCTCGCCTGGGACGACTGA